CAGGACTTGCTCGCATCGACGGCCGTGCTGTCGGGATTATCGCCAACCAGCCGAAGGTTAAAGGTGGAGTATTGTTCGTTGATTCTGCGGACAAAGCGGCGAAGTTCATTACGTTATGTGATGCCTTCCATATTCCATTACTGTTCCTTGCTGACGTTCCGGGATTCATGATCGGTACGAAGGTGGAGAGAGCTGGTATCATCCGCCATGGGGCGAAGCTGATTGCCGCAATGAGCTCAGCTACCGTACCGAAAATCTCGGTAATTGTCCGCAAGGCATATGGAGCGGGATTATATGCAATGGCAGGACCGGCATTCGAGCCAGATTGCTGTATCGCCCTGCCGACTGCCCAAATCGCAGTTATGGGGCCTGAAGCTGCTGTCAATGCAGTATACTCTAACAAAATCAATCAAATTGAAGATCCGAAAGAAAAAATCGCCTTTGTTCAGGAAAAACACCAGGAATATAAAGAAAGTATCGATATCTATAAGCTAGCCTCCGAACTGATTGTTGACGACATCGTCGCTGCCAATGATCTGAGGAATGCACTGATCGATCGCTTCAAACTATACGAAACGAAAGAATTGGAATTCAGTGTGAGAAAACACCCGGTTTACCCAGTATAAAAGCTAAAAAGGAGATCCATTTTGGGTCTCCTTTTCATTTTAAACAACAAAAACATAAGCTCTAGTAAATTTCATTGAAATTACCATAATCGATTCTTCCTAAGAAGCATTTGTTTCTGCTAAAATATGACTAAAGTCATATACATATCGGTGCATGATAAGTTTTTATTGCCTGTTATAGGAAGACTAACAAACTTTTAGGCAGGAAATGTCCTTTTTAAAAAATGCTCTGTTAAAGCCCAATGTTGTTTTAAAGCCCTGTTGATTGAAGTGGAAGGCGCGTAGACTCCTCCGAAAATGCTAACGCATTTCCATCGTGCGTGGGCAGATTCGACGAAGCTCAATCAATGTCCTGCGGGATGAGAAAGTCATGGGGAGACCCCGCAGGCGCATAAAGCGCCGAGGAGGCTCCCCGACTGCAAGGAAGAATTTGATCTTTGAAAAAGTCGGCAGTAGGGCTTTTTCATAATTCTCCCCCGCGGAAAGCGAAGCGCCTGGAACGAAAATCAACAGCCTAGTTTAACAAGCCTTTAAAAAAGGACAAAATGAGGGATATATATGAAAATAGGGATAATCGGTGGAGGCTCAATAGGTTTATTATTTTCTTATTACCTTAGTGGGCAAAATGAGGTCTCGATTTACACTCGGACACAGGAACAAGCTAATGAAATTAATGAACACGGACTTCATCTTATAAAAGGTGGAATAGAACAGGGCACATCCCGGGTAAAGGCAGCCCCAATCAAGGAATGGGGTGGGAACGAAGAATTAACAATTGTTGCAGTGAAACAGTACCAGCTTCCCAAATTATTACCTGAACTCAAAGAAAAGATGAGGGGCAGCATCCTTTTCCTCCAAAATGGCTATGGTCATATTAAATTGCTCTCAGAGTTGGCAATAAATGAAGTATTTGTTGGTTCTGTCGAACACGGAGCTGTTAGGGCGAACGGATATACAGTCCAACATAATGGCGTGGGTGTAACAAGAACTGCAGTATTTAGAGGAAATCCAGGCGCTCTTAGAGAATTATCTAGTAAGGCGGCTTCAGGTTTTCCATTTATCCTGGAAACAGACTTTAAGGAAATGCTCATCAAAAAGCTTGTGGTCAATGCAGTGATCAACCCATTGACGGCAATCCTCAAAGTGAAAAATGGCGAACTGGTCCACAATCCATACTATCTTAAAATTTTTGAGCAATTGTTCGAAGAATGTGCATGTATACTTGAACTGCCTGATAAGGAGCATTATTTCAACAACCTTAAGGCAGTTTGCGAAAAAACAGCAAATAACCATTCATCCATGTATAAGGATATTGAAAACCGCAGGCAAACAGAAGTTGATGCCATCCTTGGTTATTTGCTCGAATTAGCAAAAAACAAAAATAAAAAAGCTCCATTAATACATAATTACTATCACTGCATAAAGGGGAAGGAGCACGAAAGGGAGGGAGCATGATGCCGGGATTATTTTCTGCACTTGTTGCCACATTGATCACAGTTCCAATGATTGGCTACCTCACTGTGTTTATCATCAGTAAGCAAATTACAGGAAATCATCGGCGCTCAGTCAATATGGCTCTTGATTTCAGTACCTTTTTGCTGGTGCTGTCTGTCCATTTTTTGATCATCACCATTTGGCAGAAGTCGTTCTTATGGCTGATCCTGATCATCTTATTTGGACTTGGTGCTATCTTTGTGTTGATTCACTGGAAATATAAAAAGGAAATATTGTTGCCGAAAGTATTCAAGGGCTTTTGGCGGTTCAATTTCCTGCTATTCTTCTCTGCCTACATCGTCCTTGTGTTGTATGGTTTGTTCAAGAGACTGACATTCCTGTTTGCTTAATCAAGTGTTGGGCCGTCCAGAAGGAGGGTCCAGCCTTTTTTATTTAGGGCCTTTTCCCCAAAATCAATGAGCAAACTATAAAAACTTATTTTAAAACAATCTTGATTTTAGAAATTTCGAAAGGCAAAGTTTTTTTCTTTTCAATTCAAACAATGCTATACTCATAACAGTGAAAATTGCTTACGAGAAAGGAAGTACAAGTAAATGGAGATGTTGAATCTCTCTCTTCCGGCAGCGAACCGGTTTGCGACAGATTACCTAACTGGGAGCCCTGGCCTTCAGAGCTTCTTTCATTATAATTTTTTAAATAAAAACTCATATATTCATCGCTTGGATGAATTAAAAAACAGAAGTTTTATGAGGAATGAGCTTGCAGACCATATTCAGTCCTTTATGTCCGATTTTGCGGATACTGAAAAAATAACAGAAAATATTAATAAGCTTCGAAAAGAAAATAGCGTCGCTGTCATCGGGGGGCAGCAAGCTGGCATTCTGACTGGTCCGCTGTATACGATCCATAAAGTGATTTCCATTATCAAGCTCGCAGAACAAAAAGAGGCGGAGCTTGGCGTTCCGGTCGTACCCGTATTCTGGATAGCCGGAGAAGACCATGATTACCAGGAAGTTAACCATGTGTACGTCATGAAGAACAATAAGCAGGAAAAGTGGATTTATCCAGAAAAGAATCTGGAGAAAAAAATGATTTCAGAAGTATGTATAAACAGGGATCTATGTTATTCCTGGGTTGAAGAAATCATCGAAACCTATGGTGAGACAAAACACACAAAACAGGTATTGGAATTTGCCCTTGAATCGTTGAAGACTGCAGAATCTTTTGTTGATTTTTTTGCAAGGATCATCATGGAGCTGTTCAAGGATTCAGGGTTGCTTATTGTTGATTCAGGAAATAAAGAGCTGCGCAAGCTGGAAAAAGATTATTTTATCAATCAAATCAACAATCATCGTGAAGTCACTTCTGCTGTTCTCGAGCAACAAGAACGCACAGCTGATGCTGGATTTGCGAATATGATCGATATTAGCGAAAATGCAGCGAACCTCTTCTTTTACGATGAAAAAGTGAATGAACGGATTTTGCTCCAGTTTGACCCACAAAGTGGAGGGTTTTCGAGTAAGAATGGAGAAGTCAGCTTCACATATGATGAACTTGTGGAGATTGCCAGCGAATATCCAGAGAAGCTCAGCAATAATGTAGTAACTCGTCCGTTAATGCAGGAGTGGCTGTTCCCAACACTTGCGTTCATTGGCGGTCCAGGAGAAATTGCATATTGGGCTGAGTTGAAAACGGCTTTTGAACATTTCGGTCTCAAAATGCCGCCGCTTGTTCCAAGACTAAACATTACATTGCTTGAAAGGTCGATTGAAACTGATCTTGAAGAACTGAACCTTGATTTAAAAGAAGTATTAATTTCTGGCACAAATGGACATGAGTTGAAATTTATCGATTCCCTGAAGGATCGTGAAGTAGAAGAACTTTTCGAGAATGTAAAAACCATGCTGACAGATCAATATAAAGTCATCCGAGACAAATCAAATGGAATTGATCCCGTATTAATGCCCATGCTCCACAAGAATGAATCCATCCTGATCAAGCAGGTAGAATTCATGGAAGATAAGATAGTAGAGGCCATTTGTCGGAAGCATGACCATATCCTCCGAAAGTTCACAAGGGTAGAAAATGCGTTAAGACCAGGGGGCTCTCCGCAGGAAAGAGTCTGGAACCCATTCTACTATCTTAATAAGTACGGGTTGGAATTAATCCCCGATTTACTAAAGCTTGATTTCGAATTCGATGGAACACACAAAATTATAAAGTTGTAACTTTCGGCTTCATCCTTATTGGGTGGAGCTTTTTGTTTGGTAAAAGAATGGGAGGCACTGCATTGCCCGAAATGAAGGGAAAAGATGATTTACGGTAAAAGCAACCCGTCAGCATTGCCCGAAATGAAGGGAAAAGCTGATTTGCGGTAAAAGCAACCCGTTAGCATTGCCCGAAATGAAGGGAAAAGCTGATTTACGGTAAAAGCAACCCGTTAGCATCACCCGAAATGAAGGGAAAAGATGATTTACGGTAAAAGTAACCCGTCAGCATTACCCGAAATGAAGGGAAAAGCTGATTTGCGGTAAAAGCAACCCGTTAGCATTGCCCGAAATGAAGGGAAAAGCTGATTTACGGTAAAAGCAACTTTTTTGAAATGAAAGAAATTCATGGAAATGAATTTTTTCGGGAGGATTTTAAAGGCGTGGGGAGAATAATTAAAATAAGGTGGTGAAAAGTGGGGGAATGTGGTACATTGTATTTAGAAAGTGGGGGTAGTGGCATGTTCATGGGTGAATACCATCATAATGTTGATAGCAAAGGCCGATTGATCATCCCTGCCAAGGTCCGTGAAAACTTGGGAGAAATGTTCATTCTTACCCGTGGACTTGACCAGTGTTTATTTGGTTACCCCGTTTCGGAATGGTCAGTGATCGAAGATAAGCTCAAAGGACTTCCACTGACTAAAAAAGATGCTCGTGCATTTACCCGTTTTTTCTTTTCGGGTGCTACCGAGAGTGAAATTGACAAACAGGGGAGAGTCAATATCCCATCTCCGCTGATGCAATACGCCAAGCTTGAGAAAGAATGTGTGATTTTAGGTGTTTCCAATCGAATTGAAATTTGGAGCAAAGCCATCTGGGAAGAATATTTCGCAGAATCTGAGGAATCTTTTGCTGAAATTGCGGAAAATATGATTGGATTTGATATTTAAGGGTAACATTATTCTGATATAATATTACCTGCTCCTCGATTGGAAAGGTGGATCATAATGTTCAAACATACAACAGTTTTACTGGAAGAAACAGTAGACGGGCTCGATATCAAGCCTGACGGTACATATGTGGATTGCACTCTCGGTGGCGCAGGCCACAGTGAATTGATTTTGTCCAAGCTTTCGGAAAAAGGAAAGCTATACGCGTTCGACCAGGACGATATCGCCATTGCGAATGCAAAAGAAAAGCTTGCTGCTTATGGCGACAGGCTGACAATCATTAAAAGCAATTTCCTTTACTTACAGGAAGAACTTGAAAAGCTAGGTGTTACAGAAGTTGATGGAATCCTTTATGATTTGGGCGTTTCATCCCCGCAGCTGGATACTCCGGAACGCGGCTTCAGTTATCACCACGACGCTCCGCTTGATATGCGGATGGACCAGGACGCTCCATTGTCCGCTTACGATGTCATTAATGAATGGCCATATGAAAAATTGGTCAAAATCTTTTTCCAGTATGGAGAAGAGAAGTTTTCAAAGCAAATTGCCCGCAAGATTGAGGCGGCAAGGGAAAGCAAACACATTGAAACCACTGGTGAACTTGTCGAGTTAATCAAAGATGCGATTCCTGCACCTGCAAGGAGAAAAGGCGGCCATCCGGCCAAACGAGTATTCCAGGCAGTAAGGATTGCGGTTAATGATGAACTCGGTGTTTTTGAAAAATCGCTAGAGCAGGCAATTGACCTTCTTTCTGTAGGCGGAAGGATCAGCGTCATCACCTTCCACTCTCTCGAAGACAGGATTTGTAAGGTCACCTTGAAAAAAGCGAGCGAAACACCGCCGTTGCCTCCGGGGTTGCCGATCATTCCAGAAGAATACCAGCCTAAGCTAAAGCTGGTCAACAGAAAACCAATCCTTCCTTCCGAGGAAGAGCTAGAATTTAATAATCGTGCAAGATCCGCAAAGCTGCGTATCGCTGAAAAAGTAAAAAAATAAAATATAAAAATATAAAATATTTTTCAGGAGGGAAAATGATGAGCAATCTGGCTAGAAAATTGCAGCAAGAACAGCAGCAGCGCACTGTTCAGTCACCGGCAACATCGCCGGCAAGACGCAATTCAATATTGACGCCCGGCGAAAAAATCCTGATGTTTGTTTTCGGAGCAATAGTTTGTTTCGGCGCAACATTCATGGTTTCAAAACAGGCAGCCATTTACGAAGTCAACAAAGAAATTCAAATCATTGAAGGCAACATTCAGGAGCAGCAAAAGATTAACAGTGACCTTGAAATCCAGATTAGCGAATTAAGTACCTATGAAAGAATCAAACAGGTAACAGAAAAGCTCGGTTTAACATTGAATGAAGACAATGTTAAAGGTGTGGAAAACTGATGATCAAGAAACAGCCAAATATGAATGCAGGAGCAGCGGTATTATTCGTAATATTCAGTCTGCTCTTTTTTATCTTGATTTTCAGGTTCATTTCCATCCAGGTTACGGGAGAGGTACATGGACAAGCCCTGGCTGCAAGGGCGCAGCAGAAGTATTCCAATGAAAAAGTTATTGAGGCGACCAGGGGTACGATTTTTGACCGAAAAGGCGAGGTGGTTGCGGAAGATACAACAGCCTATACGCTCGTCGCAATCCTGAATGATTCAGTGACCACAAATAAAAAGAAGCCTAAACATGTGACCGATCCCGCTAAAACTGCTGCTGTGCTGGCGAAATATATCGATATGAGCGAGTCGGAGATATACAATAGGCTGACAAAAAAAGGGGCCTGGCAGGTTGAATTCGGAAAGGCTGGCCGTGATATTTCCCATCAGGCTAAGCGAGAGATAGAAGAGGAAAAGCTTCCTGGAATAACTTTTTTGCGAGATTCAAAGAGGTTTTATCCGAACGGTGTTTTTTCATCTCATCTAGTCGGTTTTGTGGAAAATGAAGAGAACGAAGAAAAGAAATCAGTTACTACCGGTCAGTTAGGGGTAGAAAAAACTCTGAATGAAGTATTAACAGGAAAAAATGGCTCTCTTTCTTTTGAAAGTGATTTATGGGGCTTTCTTTTACCAGATGGAGAGAAAAAAGTCACACCTGCCAAAGATGGCAGCAATGTATATCTAACGATTGACAAGAAGATCCAAACATTCGTGGAGGATGCCGTCGACCGTGTTGATGAGGAATATAAGCCAAAGAAAATCATTGCGGTCGTGGCTGATCCAAAGACTGGTGATATCCTTGCGATGGCCCAGCGGCCTAGCTTCCACCCGACAACAAGGGAAGGATTAGCTAACAGCTGGCATAATGAGGTGGTCGAAACACCGATTGAGCCAGGCTCGACGATGAAAATCTTCACGTTAGCAGCGGCCATTGAGGAGAACAAGTGGGATCCGAATGAGTGGTACAAATCTGGTTCTTATAAAGTTACAGAAAACTCCAAGCCGATTCGAGATCATAACGGCAGTGGCTGGGGTTCCATTACCTATCTTGAAGGAATCCAGCGCTCCTCGAACGTGGCGGTGGCAAAGCTGGTAAATGAAAAAATCGGAACAGAAAAATTCCGGGAGTACCTGACGAAATTTGGTTTTGACGAGCCTACCGGTATCGATCTGCCCAACGAAGCGTCGGGAACAATAGTCTATCGATGGCCGATTGAGAAAATCACCACCTCATATGGACAAGGTACAACGGTAACTCCGATCCAAATGATCCAGGCAGCAACAGCCGTAGCGAATAATGGGACGATGATGAAGCCCCGAGTAATCGATAAGATAGTCGACCCAAACACTGGTGATGTCATCAAACGAGAGGAATCAAAGTCTGTTGGACAGCCTATTTCTGCTGAAACCGCCAAGCAAGTTAGAGAAGTTTTGGGGACCGTTGTCACTGGTGAACACGGTACAGGTAAGTCGTACGCGATCGATGGCTACGAGGTTGCCGGTAAAACAGGGACAGCGAACTTAACAGAAAACGGAAGATATCTTGGCGGGGCGAATGATTATTTATTCTCATTCCTTGGGATGGCACCGAAGGATGATCCAAAGCTGATTGTCTATGTTGCTGTCCAGCAGCCAGAAATCGATCATTACTTTAAAGGTTCAATTCCAACCTCAATGATTTTTAAATCAGTAATGAAAAGCAGTCTTCAGTATTTGAATATCAAACCTGCATCCATGGAAAAAGCTGACTCTAGTCCGGTGCCAGATGTAACAGGGCTGAATGCAGCAGAAGCAAAAAAACTGCTTGAATCAAAAGGGTTTGAGACAGTATTGGTTGGTGACGGCAGCCAGGTAGAAGACCAGTTGCCAAAGGCTGAGATCATGGCACTCGAAGGAGAAAAGGTCTTTATAAGAGCGTCCGGAGTCATGACCTACCCAGACATGACAGACTGGTCACTCAGAGATGTCATGAAGTTGGCACAGATCGCAGATATTAAGCTGAATAAAGCCGGCAGTGGTTATGTAACAAAACAAAGCCTAAAGCCGGGGATACCGATCAATAAAGGTGAAAACCTGATCGTCGAGCTGGAAACCCCGTTACAGCAATTTGAGAAATCATTGAAACCAGAGGAAGAAAGTGAAGAAGCAGAGGAAGTTGGCGGATGAGCCCTTCCTCTGTTTTTTTTGTTTAAATGCTGTTTCGGTAGTGGTAGAAGGTTCGGACAAAGTTGACGCCGGAGCTCCTCATTTTGTCTGAAGCAGCACTAAGTTCGGACAAAACTGCAGCTGGGACTCCTTATTTTGTCTGAAGTAGTATCAAGTTCGGACAAAATCGCAGCTGGATCTCCACATTTTGTCTGAAGTAGCACCAAGTTCGGACAAAATCGTAGCCAGAGCCGGACATTTTGTCTGAAGCAGCACTAAGTTCGGACAAAACTGCAGCTGGGATTCCTTATTTTGTCTGAAGTAGCACCAAGTTCGGACAAAATCGTAGCCAGAGCTCCACATTTTGTCTGAAGTAGCATCAAGTTCGGACAAAATCGTAGCCAGAGCTCCACATTTTGTCTGAAGTAGCATCAAGTTCGGACAAAATCGTGGCCAGAGCTCCTCATTTTGTCTGAAGTAGCACCGAGTTCGGACAAAACTGCAGCTGGATCTCCACATTTTGTCTGAAGCAGCATCAAGTTCGGACAAAATCGTAGCCAGAGCCGGACATTTTGTCTGAAGTAGCACCAAGTTCGGACAAAACTGCAGCTGGGACTCCTCATTTTGTCTGAAGCAGCACTAAGTTCGGACAAAACTGCAGCTGGGACTCCTCATTTTGTCTGAAGCAGCACTAAGTTCGGACAAAACTGCAGCTAGGACTCCTCATTTTGTCTGAAGTAGCATCAAGTTCGTACAAAATCGTAGCTAGAGCCGGTCATTTTGTCTGAAGCAGCACCAAGTTCGTACAAAATCGCAGCCAGAGCCTGTCATTTTGTCTGAAGTAGCATCAAGTTCGTACAAAATCACGGCCAGAGCTCCTCATTTTGTCTGAAGTAGCCTCTATGTTAGCAGAATCTGCTCAGATTTCCACGCGGACATACCTACCCTAATTACACCCTAACTCCCTTGTTGTGCATATACCTCAGCTTGTCTTTACTTCTTGTTATATTCGAATTCGTACAAGCATATATTTGAACGAGTGTCTAAAAGAATCTTAGTTTACTGTTGGAATGACAATAGGGGGAGGTTTGTTCTATATATGCGTGTTTCAAATGTG
This portion of the Mesobacillus sp. S13 genome encodes:
- a CDS encoding penicillin-binding protein, with protein sequence MIKKQPNMNAGAAVLFVIFSLLFFILIFRFISIQVTGEVHGQALAARAQQKYSNEKVIEATRGTIFDRKGEVVAEDTTAYTLVAILNDSVTTNKKKPKHVTDPAKTAAVLAKYIDMSESEIYNRLTKKGAWQVEFGKAGRDISHQAKREIEEEKLPGITFLRDSKRFYPNGVFSSHLVGFVENEENEEKKSVTTGQLGVEKTLNEVLTGKNGSLSFESDLWGFLLPDGEKKVTPAKDGSNVYLTIDKKIQTFVEDAVDRVDEEYKPKKIIAVVADPKTGDILAMAQRPSFHPTTREGLANSWHNEVVETPIEPGSTMKIFTLAAAIEENKWDPNEWYKSGSYKVTENSKPIRDHNGSGWGSITYLEGIQRSSNVAVAKLVNEKIGTEKFREYLTKFGFDEPTGIDLPNEASGTIVYRWPIEKITTSYGQGTTVTPIQMIQAATAVANNGTMMKPRVIDKIVDPNTGDVIKREESKSVGQPISAETAKQVREVLGTVVTGEHGTGKSYAIDGYEVAGKTGTANLTENGRYLGGANDYLFSFLGMAPKDDPKLIVYVAVQQPEIDHYFKGSIPTSMIFKSVMKSSLQYLNIKPASMEKADSSPVPDVTGLNAAEAKKLLESKGFETVLVGDGSQVEDQLPKAEIMALEGEKVFIRASGVMTYPDMTDWSLRDVMKLAQIADIKLNKAGSGYVTKQSLKPGIPINKGENLIVELETPLQQFEKSLKPEEESEEAEEVGG
- the rsmH gene encoding 16S rRNA (cytosine(1402)-N(4))-methyltransferase RsmH encodes the protein MFKHTTVLLEETVDGLDIKPDGTYVDCTLGGAGHSELILSKLSEKGKLYAFDQDDIAIANAKEKLAAYGDRLTIIKSNFLYLQEELEKLGVTEVDGILYDLGVSSPQLDTPERGFSYHHDAPLDMRMDQDAPLSAYDVINEWPYEKLVKIFFQYGEEKFSKQIARKIEAARESKHIETTGELVELIKDAIPAPARRKGGHPAKRVFQAVRIAVNDELGVFEKSLEQAIDLLSVGGRISVITFHSLEDRICKVTLKKASETPPLPPGLPIIPEEYQPKLKLVNRKPILPSEEELEFNNRARSAKLRIAEKVKK
- a CDS encoding 2-dehydropantoate 2-reductase, whose protein sequence is MKIGIIGGGSIGLLFSYYLSGQNEVSIYTRTQEQANEINEHGLHLIKGGIEQGTSRVKAAPIKEWGGNEELTIVAVKQYQLPKLLPELKEKMRGSILFLQNGYGHIKLLSELAINEVFVGSVEHGAVRANGYTVQHNGVGVTRTAVFRGNPGALRELSSKAASGFPFILETDFKEMLIKKLVVNAVINPLTAILKVKNGELVHNPYYLKIFEQLFEECACILELPDKEHYFNNLKAVCEKTANNHSSMYKDIENRRQTEVDAILGYLLELAKNKNKKAPLIHNYYHCIKGKEHEREGA
- the ftsL gene encoding cell division protein FtsL, translating into MMSNLARKLQQEQQQRTVQSPATSPARRNSILTPGEKILMFVFGAIVCFGATFMVSKQAAIYEVNKEIQIIEGNIQEQQKINSDLEIQISELSTYERIKQVTEKLGLTLNEDNVKGVEN
- the mraZ gene encoding division/cell wall cluster transcriptional repressor MraZ; the protein is MFMGEYHHNVDSKGRLIIPAKVRENLGEMFILTRGLDQCLFGYPVSEWSVIEDKLKGLPLTKKDARAFTRFFFSGATESEIDKQGRVNIPSPLMQYAKLEKECVILGVSNRIEIWSKAIWEEYFAESEESFAEIAENMIGFDI
- the bshC gene encoding bacillithiol biosynthesis cysteine-adding enzyme BshC, which gives rise to MEMLNLSLPAANRFATDYLTGSPGLQSFFHYNFLNKNSYIHRLDELKNRSFMRNELADHIQSFMSDFADTEKITENINKLRKENSVAVIGGQQAGILTGPLYTIHKVISIIKLAEQKEAELGVPVVPVFWIAGEDHDYQEVNHVYVMKNNKQEKWIYPEKNLEKKMISEVCINRDLCYSWVEEIIETYGETKHTKQVLEFALESLKTAESFVDFFARIIMELFKDSGLLIVDSGNKELRKLEKDYFINQINNHREVTSAVLEQQERTADAGFANMIDISENAANLFFYDEKVNERILLQFDPQSGGFSSKNGEVSFTYDELVEIASEYPEKLSNNVVTRPLMQEWLFPTLAFIGGPGEIAYWAELKTAFEHFGLKMPPLVPRLNITLLERSIETDLEELNLDLKEVLISGTNGHELKFIDSLKDREVEELFENVKTMLTDQYKVIRDKSNGIDPVLMPMLHKNESILIKQVEFMEDKIVEAICRKHDHILRKFTRVENALRPGGSPQERVWNPFYYLNKYGLELIPDLLKLDFEFDGTHKIIKL
- a CDS encoding DUF3397 domain-containing protein, which encodes MMPGLFSALVATLITVPMIGYLTVFIISKQITGNHRRSVNMALDFSTFLLVLSVHFLIITIWQKSFLWLILIILFGLGAIFVLIHWKYKKEILLPKVFKGFWRFNFLLFFSAYIVLVLYGLFKRLTFLFA